Proteins from one Chroococcidiopsis sp. CCMEE 29 genomic window:
- a CDS encoding nuclear transport factor 2 family protein, translated as MNKTVEAQIINAEERLRQAMLASDVSVLNELLAPEIVITSHLGELLGKQDDLAAHESGLIKIHELKPSEQHIQIHGEVAIVSVRMQLSGSYNGSPANGDFRFTRVWAVSSSGTWHIVAAHIGMVV; from the coding sequence ATGAATAAAACAGTTGAAGCTCAGATTATCAACGCCGAAGAACGGCTCAGGCAGGCAATGCTTGCTTCTGATGTCAGTGTTTTGAATGAACTACTAGCCCCCGAAATTGTCATCACCAGTCATCTCGGGGAATTATTAGGAAAACAAGATGATCTAGCTGCCCATGAATCTGGTTTGATTAAGATACATGAGTTGAAACCTTCTGAGCAGCATATTCAAATCCATGGAGAGGTGGCGATCGTTTCAGTCCGAATGCAATTGTCCGGTAGTTACAATGGCAGCCCTGCAAATGGTGACTTTCGTTTCACACGCGTTTGGGCTGTTTCTTCTAGCGGAACTTGGCATATTGTCGCTGCCCATATAGGTATGGTGGTTTAA
- a CDS encoding cupin domain-containing protein, with amino-acid sequence MIENTSANPPDTREPFDQKPTEVVIVRPDAATLTCERLPHFVGISASTTGAKGISMNLVIIAPGGTAEPHFHPDHETAIYLLKGRAEVCYGQGLKQCRVCETGDFVFTPPGVPHQPRNLSATEPVYVLAARNDPNEQEKVVPYDPTLDS; translated from the coding sequence ATGATAGAAAATACATCCGCCAATCCTCCTGACACCCGTGAACCCTTCGATCAAAAGCCAACCGAGGTCGTGATTGTGCGCCCTGATGCGGCAACACTGACTTGCGAACGATTGCCCCATTTTGTCGGCATCTCTGCAAGCACAACGGGTGCGAAAGGAATTTCGATGAATCTCGTGATTATTGCTCCCGGTGGAACTGCCGAGCCACATTTCCACCCAGATCACGAAACGGCAATTTATCTGCTCAAGGGTCGGGCCGAAGTCTGTTATGGGCAAGGACTCAAGCAATGCCGAGTCTGCGAAACTGGGGATTTCGTTTTTACTCCCCCAGGCGTTCCCCATCAGCCCCGGAATCTGAGCGCAACAGAACCTGTTTACGTACTGGCTGCTCGCAACGATCCAAACGAACAGGAGAAGGTTGTACCCTACGATCCAACGTTGGACAGTTAA
- a CDS encoding rhodanese-like domain-containing protein: MFLNWRSLAFRIIKSLISRKFPDVKWLTTKELAQWLADPVKQLQPIILDARSEAEYALSHLKNAERIAPDEPNVERVTRVPDTPIVVYCSVGYRSARIAQQLEQAGFSHVYNLEGSIFQWANEGRPVCQNDRPTTLVHPYNALWGMLLKPQSRAPVE, from the coding sequence GTGTTTTTGAACTGGCGATCGCTTGCTTTCAGGATCATCAAAAGCCTGATTAGCCGCAAATTTCCGGATGTCAAGTGGCTTACTACCAAAGAGTTAGCACAGTGGCTGGCAGATCCAGTCAAGCAGCTTCAGCCTATTATACTTGATGCTCGCAGCGAGGCAGAGTATGCACTTAGCCATCTCAAAAACGCAGAGCGTATCGCTCCCGATGAGCCTAACGTAGAGAGAGTTACCAGAGTGCCAGATACGCCGATTGTTGTATACTGCTCAGTCGGTTATAGAAGCGCCAGAATCGCCCAGCAGCTTGAACAAGCGGGATTTTCTCACGTTTACAATCTTGAAGGCAGCATCTTCCAATGGGCTAACGAAGGACGCCCGGTATGCCAAAACGATCGCCCTACAACGCTTGTACACCCCTATAATGCGCTCTGGGGAATGCTACTAAAACCCCAATCTCGCGCTCCAGTCGAATAG
- a CDS encoding glutathione S-transferase family protein, translating to MSNPQLELVSHHLCPYVQRAVILLLEKDIPHQTIYIDLANKPDWFRQISPLGKVPLLKVGAEVLFESAVICEYLDETTPGSLHPLDPFEKAKHRAWIEFGSSILVAMANFFNAPTEEPFEQKRQELIEKFTWVERSLETPYFMGKSFSLVDAAYAPIFRYFDAFDAIADFGVFADTPKVKTWRQALEERPSIQSAFAENYSQQLLTLLRQRDSYLSMLAQQPSNPVGAD from the coding sequence ATGTCTAATCCACAGCTAGAACTGGTGAGCCATCATCTTTGTCCCTACGTACAACGCGCAGTCATCTTATTGCTCGAAAAGGACATTCCTCACCAGACAATCTATATCGATTTAGCCAACAAGCCAGATTGGTTTCGCCAAATTTCTCCCTTGGGAAAAGTCCCCCTGCTGAAAGTTGGTGCTGAAGTTCTCTTTGAATCGGCTGTCATTTGCGAGTATTTGGACGAAACGACGCCTGGATCACTTCACCCACTTGACCCATTTGAAAAAGCAAAGCATCGCGCCTGGATCGAGTTCGGGTCCAGTATTCTCGTTGCAATGGCTAATTTTTTCAATGCGCCTACCGAGGAGCCCTTCGAGCAGAAACGCCAGGAATTGATTGAAAAGTTCACCTGGGTTGAACGATCCCTTGAGACTCCTTATTTTATGGGCAAAAGCTTCTCACTTGTTGATGCCGCTTATGCTCCCATATTTCGCTACTTTGATGCATTTGATGCGATCGCTGACTTTGGTGTTTTTGCAGACACCCCTAAAGTGAAAACTTGGAGACAAGCATTAGAGGAGCGTCCTTCAATCCAGAGTGCTTTTGCAGAAAATTACTCACAACAGTTACTTACGCTTTTAAGACAACGTGACTCATATCTGTCTATGCTTGCCCAGCAGCCCAGCAACCCGGTTGGAGCGGACTAG
- a CDS encoding DUF3574 domain-containing protein: protein MKFKMRHTILGISLATGLVLNCALAIGVSAQHPDQEAISKHGFCKNQLNGENFSRTELFFGLSKPDGSVVSEEEFQFFIDSEVTPLFPDGLTLLTGTGQFQDSSETVLKEGSKLLILLYPFNSDSNRRIQQIRQAYISMFQQQSVLRVDEQSCVSF, encoded by the coding sequence ATGAAATTCAAAATGCGCCACACCATATTAGGCATCTCTTTAGCCACCGGGCTAGTCTTGAACTGTGCATTGGCAATAGGTGTTTCAGCTCAACATCCCGACCAAGAGGCTATTAGCAAGCATGGCTTTTGTAAGAATCAGTTGAATGGAGAGAATTTTTCTAGAACCGAGCTATTTTTTGGTTTATCAAAGCCAGACGGCTCAGTGGTGAGTGAAGAAGAATTTCAGTTCTTCATAGACAGTGAAGTTACACCCCTTTTTCCTGATGGGCTGACCTTGTTAACTGGCACAGGTCAATTCCAGGACTCAAGTGAAACAGTCCTCAAAGAGGGGTCGAAGCTCTTGATATTGCTTTATCCTTTCAACAGCGACAGTAACAGAAGAATTCAACAAATCCGACAGGCATATATAAGCATGTTTCAACAACAATCCGTGCTGCGTGTTGATGAGCAATCGTGCGTATCTTTCTAA
- a CDS encoding pentapeptide repeat-containing protein produces the protein MDAEELLRRYAAGERDFTGVNLAKAKLIGANLVGVKLWGANLSGANLAKAKMWGSNLSGANLAGANLTRANLSGAKLNEANLRQARLVYTKLYAADLRGACYDESTRFSPGFEPSSRNMRKV, from the coding sequence ATGGATGCTGAAGAACTGTTGAGGCGTTATGCTGCAGGGGAAAGAGACTTCACAGGAGTAAATCTAGCCAAAGCCAAGCTAATTGGAGCCAACTTGGTTGGAGTTAAGCTATGGGGAGCCAACTTGAGTGGAGCAAATCTAGCCAAAGCCAAGATGTGGGGATCTAACTTGAGTGGAGCTAACCTAGCCGGAGCTAACTTAACTCGCGCTAACCTGAGTGGAGCGAAACTGAATGAAGCTAATCTCCGGCAAGCAAGACTAGTCTATACCAAGCTGTATGCAGCTGATCTAAGAGGAGCTTGTTACGACGAAAGCACCCGGTTTTCTCCTGGTTTTGAACCGAGCAGTAGAAACATGCGGAAGGTTTAA
- a CDS encoding iron-containing redox enzyme family protein: MQSNIVTFPGVEAKAGITATEKLATINYNEAEQQFIQLLERSNLDKDLDADPSIATDFEQAIATAIQEAYTAESNSDEAHFFLQRTLYRINRLKLFWYDDLRHYTNERSAYLHSVRDRIEASWQEWELAHLDAAALQQLDVTAVKQALIERSARDLDPPLSEDSRYLREQMNEAGYRRVLAISSFDGLVEGSRLSRILGGAANEIQSTLTKVLLEEYGNGRLSRKHSTFFAQMLTEFGMHTQPESYFDLVPWEVLAAANHNFLVTERKRYFLRYNGGLTYFEVAGPAAYRNYLAAAQRLGLSDAAMGYWELHIREDERHGRWMIDDVALPLAEQYPNDAWELVLGYDQEKLMGDRAGAAVVRSAREADQAAK, translated from the coding sequence ATGCAAAGCAACATTGTTACATTCCCTGGCGTTGAGGCTAAGGCAGGGATTACAGCAACAGAGAAACTAGCAACAATTAACTACAATGAAGCGGAGCAGCAATTCATCCAACTGCTCGAAAGGTCAAATCTAGACAAGGATCTAGATGCAGACCCTTCAATTGCCACTGATTTTGAACAAGCGATCGCTACAGCCATTCAAGAAGCATACACAGCAGAATCCAATTCTGACGAGGCACACTTCTTTCTCCAACGGACACTTTATCGCATCAACCGACTTAAGCTATTTTGGTATGACGATCTGCGGCACTACACCAACGAGAGATCGGCATACTTGCACTCTGTGCGCGATCGCATTGAAGCATCTTGGCAGGAGTGGGAACTGGCCCACTTAGACGCAGCAGCACTCCAACAATTAGATGTTACAGCTGTTAAGCAAGCACTGATTGAACGTAGCGCTCGTGACCTCGATCCCCCTTTATCTGAGGACAGTCGCTATTTACGGGAGCAAATGAATGAAGCAGGCTACCGCCGAGTGTTAGCGATCAGTTCTTTCGACGGCTTAGTAGAAGGCAGCCGCCTTTCTCGTATTCTAGGTGGCGCGGCAAATGAGATACAGTCAACGCTGACCAAGGTGCTACTAGAAGAGTACGGTAATGGTCGCTTGTCCCGTAAGCACTCTACCTTTTTTGCTCAGATGCTGACCGAGTTTGGGATGCATACTCAACCAGAGTCATACTTTGATTTAGTGCCTTGGGAAGTGCTAGCTGCCGCTAATCATAACTTCCTAGTAACTGAGCGTAAGCGATATTTCCTGCGCTATAACGGTGGGCTGACGTATTTTGAGGTAGCAGGACCAGCAGCTTATAGGAACTATTTGGCAGCAGCACAACGGTTGGGACTGTCCGATGCTGCAATGGGTTATTGGGAACTGCACATTAGAGAAGATGAACGGCACGGCCGCTGGATGATAGATGATGTTGCTTTGCCACTAGCAGAACAGTACCCAAATGATGCCTGGGAACTTGTACTAGGATATGACCAAGAAAAGTTAATGGGCGATCGCGCTGGTGCAGCGGTAGTGCGATCGGCAAGAGAAGCAGACCAAGCAGCTAAATAG
- a CDS encoding GNAT family N-acetyltransferase, whose product MKPILESEVSTLHMILTDPYVRKYLCDDKIFSLQQVEEMLKQSRKYFEEESFGLWFIKINSESEAIGFVGLWYFFDEEQPQLIYALLPKALKKGYATEAATKILEYGFDELGYEYLVASCDPPNLESQKVAARLGMRKTEEKIVNGNPILFFRLEKS is encoded by the coding sequence TTGAAACCGATTTTGGAGAGTGAGGTTAGCACACTCCATATGATTCTTACTGATCCCTATGTGAGGAAGTATCTATGTGACGACAAAATCTTTTCTTTGCAACAGGTTGAAGAAATGCTCAAACAGAGCAGAAAGTACTTTGAAGAAGAAAGTTTTGGTCTTTGGTTTATCAAGATAAATAGTGAGAGTGAAGCCATTGGATTTGTTGGTTTGTGGTATTTCTTTGATGAAGAACAGCCCCAGTTAATCTATGCCTTGCTACCTAAAGCGCTCAAAAAAGGCTACGCTACTGAAGCTGCAACCAAAATACTAGAGTATGGTTTTGATGAACTTGGTTATGAGTATCTTGTAGCAAGCTGCGATCCGCCAAACCTTGAGTCGCAAAAAGTAGCGGCAAGACTCGGAATGAGAAAGACGGAAGAAAAAATTGTGAATGGGAATCCTATATTGTTCTTTAGACTTGAAAAGTCGTAG
- a CDS encoding glutathione S-transferase family protein, with protein MTGMMIEGKWTTGWRERDQSGEYKPKPTTFRNHVTADGSSGFKAEAGRYHLYVALGCPWAHRTLIMRELKGLNDAISVSIVDSVMSDQGWMFSDAPGTIPDSINQAQYLQEIYVKADPKYTGRVTVPVLWDRQRQTIVNNESLEIIRMFDVAFAELATQNIDLYPRHLQQKIDETIDAIYTPINAGVYRAGFATSQAVYEAAVTELFEQLDRWESVLGQQHYLCGTQLTEADICLFTTLYRFDCVYYSHFKCNLRRLLDYPNLWNYLKDLYQRPQFRVTCNLDQIKRGYYMSMTEINPNRIVPKGPILDFDELHDRDSRFVQEI; from the coding sequence ATGACAGGAATGATGATTGAAGGCAAATGGACGACCGGCTGGCGTGAGCGGGATCAAAGCGGTGAATACAAGCCGAAGCCGACAACGTTTCGAAATCACGTGACCGCCGATGGATCGAGCGGGTTTAAGGCAGAAGCCGGACGCTACCACCTCTACGTTGCCTTGGGGTGCCCGTGGGCGCATCGTACCTTAATTATGCGAGAACTCAAAGGATTGAATGATGCCATCTCAGTCTCTATAGTCGATTCGGTTATGAGCGACCAAGGCTGGATGTTTTCTGACGCGCCAGGAACGATTCCTGACTCGATCAATCAGGCTCAATATTTGCAAGAGATCTATGTGAAAGCAGATCCCAAATACACTGGACGAGTCACTGTTCCAGTCTTGTGGGACAGGCAACGTCAAACGATCGTTAACAACGAATCGCTGGAAATCATCCGGATGTTTGACGTAGCGTTTGCAGAACTGGCAACGCAGAACATAGACTTATATCCACGCCATCTACAACAGAAGATTGATGAAACAATCGACGCAATCTACACGCCAATCAATGCGGGTGTCTATCGCGCTGGTTTTGCCACTTCGCAAGCTGTTTACGAAGCAGCCGTGACTGAACTCTTCGAGCAGTTAGACCGATGGGAAAGTGTGCTAGGTCAGCAGCACTATTTATGTGGTACTCAACTGACGGAAGCGGATATTTGTCTGTTCACAACGCTGTATCGCTTTGACTGTGTGTATTACAGTCACTTTAAGTGCAATTTGCGGCGACTTCTCGACTATCCGAACCTGTGGAATTATCTCAAGGATCTCTATCAGCGTCCCCAGTTCAGAGTGACGTGCAATCTAGACCAGATCAAGCGTGGCTACTACATGAGTATGACCGAGATTAATCCAAATCGAATTGTGCCAAAGGGTCCAATTCTCGATTTTGACGAACTGCACGATCGCGACTCAAGATTCGTGCAAGAGATCTAA
- a CDS encoding AAA-like domain-containing protein — protein MNFEQALEVANAVVFARFGRHLTDVETAILIGAWQSQTYEQIADAYGYSASYFTRDVGPKVWKLLSQALGETVSKTNFQAALERHWRSSVSKDEGARGQGVPSREFLIPNADFLEFPSGPVPLNSLFYIKRPPIEERAYAQIDKPGSLIRIKAPRQMGKTSLMHRILAHAKQTGMRTVLLSLQQADSSIFTSLDKFLRWLCANVSRQLNLESKLDDYWDEDIGSKVSCTLYFQAYLLAETESLILALDEVNRIFEYPEISSDFLPLLRSWYEDASELEIWQKLRLVVVHATEAYIPLDIHQSPFNVGLPIKLPEFNLEQVQDLAVRHGLDWVKGEIGTKNLALLLGMVGGHPYLVRVALYHLARQEVSLEQLLQTASTVAGIYSDHLRRHLANLQEHPELAAALKRVVTAPEPVPLEAIAAYKLESMGLVILEGNQATPSCEVYRLYFREQLG, from the coding sequence ATGAATTTTGAACAAGCGCTGGAGGTAGCGAACGCAGTGGTGTTCGCCCGGTTCGGCAGACACTTGACTGATGTAGAAACCGCTATTCTAATAGGGGCTTGGCAAAGCCAGACCTACGAGCAGATTGCTGATGCTTACGGTTATTCTGCAAGCTATTTCACCCGCGATGTGGGACCTAAAGTTTGGAAACTCCTCAGCCAAGCATTAGGGGAAACAGTCAGTAAAACGAACTTTCAAGCAGCACTAGAGCGGCATTGGCGCTCGTCGGTAAGTAAAGATGAGGGGGCAAGGGGGCAAGGGGTTCCCTCTAGAGAATTTCTCATCCCCAATGCCGACTTCTTAGAATTTCCTAGTGGTCCAGTGCCGCTCAATTCCTTGTTCTACATCAAGCGCCCTCCCATTGAAGAACGCGCCTATGCACAAATTGACAAACCTGGAAGCCTAATCCGGATCAAAGCTCCTAGGCAGATGGGAAAAACCTCCCTGATGCACAGAATTCTGGCTCACGCTAAACAGACTGGAATGCGCACTGTGCTGTTAAGTTTGCAGCAGGCAGATAGCTCCATCTTCACTTCCTTGGATAAATTCTTACGATGGTTGTGTGCCAATGTTAGTCGGCAGCTAAACCTAGAGTCGAAGCTGGATGACTATTGGGATGAGGATATTGGTAGCAAAGTTAGCTGCACATTATATTTCCAGGCGTATTTACTGGCAGAAACCGAATCTCTTATCTTGGCGTTGGATGAAGTGAATCGGATTTTTGAGTATCCGGAAATTTCTAGCGATTTTCTGCCGCTGCTGCGCTCGTGGTATGAGGACGCTTCTGAACTGGAAATTTGGCAAAAACTACGGCTGGTGGTGGTGCATGCCACGGAAGCTTATATTCCGTTAGATATCCATCAATCCCCATTTAATGTCGGACTACCGATTAAGTTACCTGAATTTAATCTAGAGCAGGTGCAGGATTTGGCGGTGCGTCACGGGCTGGATTGGGTTAAGGGCGAGATAGGGACGAAAAACCTAGCTCTCCTACTAGGAATGGTGGGCGGACATCCTTATCTAGTACGCGTTGCTCTCTATCACTTGGCACGTCAGGAGGTGTCTCTAGAGCAGCTGTTGCAGACGGCATCTACAGTAGCTGGTATCTATAGCGACCATTTAAGGCGCCACCTGGCGAATCTCCAAGAGCATCCTGAACTGGCAGCAGCCCTCAAACGGGTGGTGACAGCTCCTGAGCCCGTACCCTTAGAAGCGATCGCCGCCTATAAATTAGAAAGCATGGGTTTAGTCATCTTAGAGGGAAATCAAGCAACTCCAAGCTGTGAAGTGTATCGGCTGTATTTCCGCGAACAATTGGGCTAA
- a CDS encoding SAM-dependent methyltransferase — MLTSAQKQLKDIFFCPEESNFYAYCLETLVLNHCMGSESIIELGSGDGSPVIKSLLRSRSNGVIHGFELNKLACEAANSKIREYGLSENYIIHNRSFFDSVRPQATYLVSNPPYLPALDNKIYQPLLHGGIDGITVTKKLLTLDYENVLVMVSSYSNPEGLIDYAITKSYYTSNFIVSPLTFGYYSSEPKVKDRIWELQKNNMAFCSNNIYLLAGVLFTKRHKAKTDISTELVQVMRSLA, encoded by the coding sequence ATGCTGACATCGGCACAGAAGCAGTTAAAGGACATATTCTTTTGCCCAGAAGAATCTAACTTTTATGCATATTGCTTAGAGACATTAGTTCTAAATCATTGTATGGGGTCAGAATCCATTATTGAATTGGGTTCAGGAGATGGTAGTCCTGTCATTAAGTCATTGCTTAGAAGCAGATCTAATGGTGTAATTCATGGATTTGAACTCAATAAGTTAGCCTGTGAAGCCGCAAACTCCAAGATCCGAGAATATGGATTAAGTGAAAACTACATAATTCACAATCGCTCTTTTTTTGATTCAGTGCGACCTCAAGCCACATACCTGGTATCAAACCCCCCCTATTTGCCAGCATTAGACAACAAAATTTATCAACCACTATTGCATGGCGGTATAGATGGAATCACAGTTACCAAAAAACTCTTGACCTTGGATTACGAAAATGTCTTAGTGATGGTTTCTAGTTATTCTAACCCGGAGGGTCTGATTGATTACGCCATTACAAAAAGTTACTACACCTCCAACTTTATCGTCTCACCTTTAACATTTGGATACTACAGTTCCGAGCCAAAGGTGAAAGACAGAATTTGGGAATTGCAAAAAAACAATATGGCTTTTTGCTCAAACAATATCTATCTTTTAGCAGGAGTTTTGTTTACAAAAAGGCATAAAGCTAAAACAGATATATCTACTGAACTAGTACAAGTAATGAGATCTTTAGCTTAA